Genomic DNA from Filimonas effusa:
TGGCAGAAAGTGCCATTGGCTTGCGGGCTGATCTTTGATGGTTATAACCGGCGCACTTACTACAGGCGTAGCGTTCTGCTGTTTGAGCAACGGCATACGCGTCATGAATGCTGTTTGAGGTACATGTTCTATTTCCGGGTCAACAGGATATTGAGCGGGCAACCGTTCCAGGTTGTCTGGTTCCATCTGGTAGCCATTTCCGGCAGTTCCGTTCAAGTGCTTATTGCTGCTATTCAAGGACTGCTGTGGTTTACGGGCATTGATAGCAGCAAGTTTCTCAGGCCCTGTGGCGCCGGGAGTAGTAGTGCCGGCTGTGTTTTTTGCAGACAGTACCCCGTTTACGGATCTATTATCGGTATTCTTTTTAGCAGCGCTGATACCGTTGTTATTTGCGCCCGCATAGGTATCCGGAGATACGTTTACAGGTTTATTGTCATTGAATAGCTGGCCACCAGCTGCAGCAGTGCTCTCAGGCTTTGCTGAGTTTACTGAGTGAGTATTTCCTGAGCTGTTATTAGCCGGGGCATTACTTTCAGCCCGGCTGTTATGCCCGTTTAAACCGGAGGCTGACTGATTCGTTGTAAATGAATCGGTGTTGTCTTTATTGGCAATAACAGCATTTTCGTTTTGCGCTGTAAGGGGTGAGGGAGCATTATTATGATATAAGCTCCAGATACCGGCGCCGGTACCTGCGAGTAATAATAATAACAATAAAGGGATACGCCAGCCGATGACAGGCTTTTTCTTTTCGGGAGCCAGGCCTGCCTTCACATTTTTCCACACGACAGGGTCGGGCTTGAATTCAAGCCCTTCCATCATTTTCTGTATCTGCCGTTCTAATGAATTATCCGACATAATTCAATTTTTTATGGTCTTGCTCATATTTTTTGATCCATGTTACCAATAAGTTTCGTGCACGGAGGTATTGAGAGCGTGAGGTGCCCTCGTTAATTCCAAGCATTTGTGCTATTTCCACGTGAGAGAATCCTTCTACCGCGTGGAGGTTAAAGACAGTTTGATAACCGGCTGGCAGCTGACGGATGAGTTGTGCCAATTCTTTGGCGCTCATATCCATTTCCGGGTTTTCGTCGGCAACGGGATGAAGATGATCATCCATAAGCAGCATATCGGCCTGGTATCTTTTTTTCTTTTTGAGGTAGTTCAGGGCTGCGTTCACCATAATTCTCCGGATCCAGGCAGCCAGTTCGCCATCCATTCTATACTGATGCAAACTCCGGAATACATTCAGAAAGCCATCCTGAAGCACATCCTGGGCATCTTCCATCGATTTGGTATAGCGATAACAGACACCCAGCATCTGCCCGGCAAACGCATCGTAAAGCGCCTGCTGTGCCCATGCTTCTCCTGCGATGCAGGATCTTATCATTTGCCTGGTATCTGTCATTTCTTCAGTTAAGTTGACAACGGCGCATTTAAAAGCGTTGCAGGCAAAGGTAAAAAAACGGGGATTTTTTATGGGATAATGGCTTCCCCACCCTGCTGCACCGTTTCATTGGCGCTGTTTTCGGCCAGGGTTTTAAGATTAGCCAGGCTTTTTTCCATCACTGGCCCCAGGATCTTATCGTTCATCATAGATCCCAGGCGTTCCCATGGATACCATTTGATATGCTGTGTAAAGGACCACTGTACAGTGGTAACGGCGTGTGAAGGATTGGTAATAATGTTCATTACCGCTTCCTGGCGGAAGCCACCTTTGCCCATCCATTCGGATACTATGGCGGTATCGGTAGCGCGGATGATCTGAATATTGTTTCCATTCACATAACCACTTGCTCCTTTCCCTATACTATCGGCGGAGGTAAGTTTGAAACCATTTGCCTGGATGCCTTCTATCCAATTGGGCCAGCGGCTCAATGTGTTAATTTCCTGCCGGATACGGCCGGGATCCTTCCTGTTGATATCAACAGCACGTGAGACCACTACAGTGGAAGGCAGCATGAGTCCTATTAAGGTTGCAACAACAAACAAAACCAGAAAACTTATCAGCGCGAGTTTCAGCAATTTCATACGCTTATTCCCATTTAAATACTTTAATTGCTATGGCATATATAATAACTCCCCAAATGAGCATCACTCCTATGTTCTGCCAGCAGCTGATGAGGCTGGCCCCTTCGAACGCGATGTTCCTCATTGCATTATTAAAATGAGTAAGCGGCAATACGCGGCAGATCGGCTGCAGCCAGGATGGAAATGCCTCGATAGAAAAGAAGGTACCCGCCAGGAGGAATTGCGGCAGGGTAAACAGGTTAGCCAATGGCGGAATGGTGCTTTCTGTTTTTGAAATACCACTTACCACAAAGCCATATCCCATAAACACCACCAGGGCAATAAAGCTTAATATCATGATCTCCAGGAAAGTACGGAAACCATGCACCAGTGTAAAATGAAATGCAAGCGTTCCTATTCCAATGATAATCACTGCGGTGATCATTTGAAAGATCACCCGGCTCAATGCTTCTCCCAGGATGATATACGGACGGGTAACGGGCGTTGCAAAAAAGCGTTTCAGTACTAATTGCTGGCGCAGGTTAAAAAACAAAAACGCCACCCCAAACACGCCGGCGCTTAACAGGGAAAAGCCAAGTTGCCCGGGCAAAATGAAATCGATAGTGCGGTACACACGTCCCGGGATCTCGGTTATTTCGGGCGCAACGGTGGCAACAGAAGGCACGTTGGGGTAACGGTGGGCATTGATGTCGCTGATGATACCGGATAAGAAAGTGCCTTTAAAAAGATGGAGGTTCTGAGGGTTCACCGCTCCTGAACTGGTAAGATGGACGATATAGTCGGGGCCGCCCTTTTCATTTTTACTGATGCGGACGATCGCGAGCATCCTGCCCTTTTCCAGGTCTTCTTTCACTTCCAACTGAGACTTGCGTACCACCTTTACAGCCGGAATGGCAGTAAGACGTTTGTACACATCATTGGTGGTATCACTTTGGGGATCAAAAGCAATTTTGAAAGAAACACTGCTTCCTCCTCCCATAAAACCAAAAACCAAAATAAAAATCAAAGGGAAACCAATACTAAACACTACAGAAGAAGGGCTGCGTAAAGTAGAACGCAAACTCCCTTTTGTAATGGCCAGCATAGCCCTGATCTGGCTATATGAACCCTGCATTTACAAAAATTTGAGAAGCAAAGCTATGTTAAAAAGAAAAAGAAAAGAAACCCAGACAAAAGACGTATATTTGGAAGACAAAAGACGGGAAATGAAAAAAGGAGCGAAATACAAAAAAAACGAGGAAACGCCTCAACGGCAAGTTGAGGAGGAGGCAGCTTTATATAAAGCTGTAAAAAAGTTACCTGTTATTGCCGATTTTACCTTTAAGAAATTTGCCAAAATAGCGGCGAAGGTGCCATTTACCCAAAAAGACTGGGCTGGCATGATGCATCTTTCCGAGCGCACCCTGCAACGTTATGCCAAAGACAACAAAACCTTTGAAGGCATATACGTCGATAAAATCCTGCATATAGAAGAACTCATTGAGGCGGGGCTGGCCACTTTCACCAATGCGGCAACCTTTTACAGCTGGTTAAAACGTGACAAGCAAGTAATGGGTTATCACCTTAATTTCGATTCATTATCTTCTTCACGAGGCATCCAGGCCACCATAGATCAGCTGGGACGCATTCAACACGGAATATATACATGATAGTTTATCGCTTTGCACATGCGAAGTATGCAGCAGACATTTCAGGAGAAGGGGCGAAATTGTGGGGAGGCAGATGGAATAACAGCGGCATACCTGTTTTATACACCAGTGAACATATTTCCCTGGGATTGCTGGAAGTGGTTGCCAATGGAGTAGCCTTACATGAACTACAGAACATAAGGCTGATAGAAATAGAGCTACCTAACAGCGCCGCTACCCATGAAGTAAAATTAAACCAGTTAAAAAAAGAATGGTGGACGGATCATGAGTTCACCCAATGGATAGGCAGCGAGATATTACAAGCCAATCAGCATTTACTTATCAAATGCCCTTCGGCCATCATACCTATGGAGCACAATATCCTCTGCAACCCGTTACACAAGGATTTTCATAAAGTAAAAGCGCGAATAGCGGATTTCCGTTTCGATGAACGCCTGTTCAAGGCTCCGGAGATCAGCTACAGTGAATAGATGAAATTAGTTTACCCTCAGTTCAAAAGGAAGCCTTGCCTGGGGAATATCGAACCAGCCTTTTACTTTCTTCATTTGCTGAAAAAGCATGAACTGTTCCTCTCCTATTTCTTCCCTGATAGCTTTGGCTTTTACGCTCTTGGTGGCACCGCCTCCCATTAGCTGGTCGATCAGTGACTTACGTTCGGGGAACTCCTTGATACGATAGTCTTTTATTTTTGCCATCCTTACTGCGCAGGTTATGGCATCCTGCAAGGTGCCGATACGATCAACAAGTCCTATTTCAATCGCGCGCTTTCCTGTCCACACCCTTCCCTGTGCGATACTGTCGATATAGGTTACAGATCTCTTTCTTCCGGAAGCCACACGTTCTTTAAATGACATATAAACAGAATCGACATCGGCCTGAAGGAAACGGCGTTCAGCATCGGTCAAGGGGCGGGTTGCGGAGCCGGTATTGGCATAAGGGGAAGTAGCAACGCCGTCGAAAGTGATGCCGAGTTTATTCTTAAAGAATTCCTTCATATTTACCATCATGGTAAATACACCTATAGACCCGGTGATAGTATTGGCGTCGGCAAAAACAGAATCGCCGCCGCAGGCAATATAATATCCTCCCGAGGCTGCAACATCGCCCATACTAACTACTACAGGTTTTTCTTTGCGGGTAAGCATAATTTCGCGCCAGATAACATCGCTGGCCAGGGCGCTTCCGCCCGGAGAATTCACCCGCAATACAACCGCTTTAATATTTTTATCGAAACGCGCTTTGCGAAACAGGTTACGGAAGGGTTCGCTGCCTATTTGTCCTTCATCGCCTTTACCATCGACGATATCGCCCTCTGCGAAGATCAAAGCCACTCTTGTATCGAAGCTTCCTTTATTCAGGTTCACCGATTTGGCGTATTTGCTTAAGCTTACAAAATTCAGTTTTTCAATTTCTTTTGTTTTCAGGCGGGAGAAGATCTCTGCCTTTACTTCATCGTCGTAGCGGGCGGCATCGATGAGTTTAAAATTCACAGCATCGGAAGCCGTTCTTATGGCGCCATCGGATGCGAGTCGATGAAGTGAAGCCGTGTCCAGTTTCCTGGCTTCTGCGATGTGTAACAGAAAGCTGCCGTATAAATCGCCCAGCCATACGCTGGTTTGCTCGCGGTTGGCGCTGGTCATTTCCGTTACCCGGAAAGGTTCTGTTGCACTTTTATATTTACCGGCGTAAAAGATCTCCGGCTGTATCTGAAGTTTATCGAGCAGGTTTTTGAAGAAGATCAGCTGGGTAGAATATCCCGACCAATCTAATCCTCCTTTGGGATGGCAATACACTTTATCGGCGGCAGAGGCCACGAGGTAGGCTTTCTGGGTAAGCACTTCGCCGTAGGCTATT
This window encodes:
- a CDS encoding RNA polymerase sigma factor — its product is MTDTRQMIRSCIAGEAWAQQALYDAFAGQMLGVCYRYTKSMEDAQDVLQDGFLNVFRSLHQYRMDGELAAWIRRIMVNAALNYLKKKKRYQADMLLMDDHLHPVADENPEMDMSAKELAQLIRQLPAGYQTVFNLHAVEGFSHVEIAQMLGINEGTSRSQYLRARNLLVTWIKKYEQDHKKLNYVG
- a CDS encoding SRPBCC family protein, with the protein product MKLLKLALISFLVLFVVATLIGLMLPSTVVVSRAVDINRKDPGRIRQEINTLSRWPNWIEGIQANGFKLTSADSIGKGASGYVNGNNIQIIRATDTAIVSEWMGKGGFRQEAVMNIITNPSHAVTTVQWSFTQHIKWYPWERLGSMMNDKILGPVMEKSLANLKTLAENSANETVQQGGEAIIP
- a CDS encoding ABC transporter permease; this translates as MQGSYSQIRAMLAITKGSLRSTLRSPSSVVFSIGFPLIFILVFGFMGGGSSVSFKIAFDPQSDTTNDVYKRLTAIPAVKVVRKSQLEVKEDLEKGRMLAIVRISKNEKGGPDYIVHLTSSGAVNPQNLHLFKGTFLSGIISDINAHRYPNVPSVATVAPEITEIPGRVYRTIDFILPGQLGFSLLSAGVFGVAFLFFNLRQQLVLKRFFATPVTRPYIILGEALSRVIFQMITAVIIIGIGTLAFHFTLVHGFRTFLEIMILSFIALVVFMGYGFVVSGISKTESTIPPLANLFTLPQFLLAGTFFSIEAFPSWLQPICRVLPLTHFNNAMRNIAFEGASLISCWQNIGVMLIWGVIIYAIAIKVFKWE
- the parS gene encoding type II RES/Xre toxin-antitoxin system antitoxin; amino-acid sequence: MLKRKRKETQTKDVYLEDKRREMKKGAKYKKNEETPQRQVEEEAALYKAVKKLPVIADFTFKKFAKIAAKVPFTQKDWAGMMHLSERTLQRYAKDNKTFEGIYVDKILHIEELIEAGLATFTNAATFYSWLKRDKQVMGYHLNFDSLSSSRGIQATIDQLGRIQHGIYT
- a CDS encoding RES family NAD+ phosphorylase, whose product is MIVYRFAHAKYAADISGEGAKLWGGRWNNSGIPVLYTSEHISLGLLEVVANGVALHELQNIRLIEIELPNSAATHEVKLNQLKKEWWTDHEFTQWIGSEILQANQHLLIKCPSAIIPMEHNILCNPLHKDFHKVKARIADFRFDERLFKAPEISYSE
- the sppA gene encoding signal peptide peptidase SppA, which translates into the protein MKGFLKIFFASLLALIAFSLIGIIIVVWMAGNAVSDDKADVGSNAVLVLDLSASFPEQTKDNTLNALFDSEAEASIPGLYQAIRLIQHAKSDSAVKGIYIKASYNNNGSGANEELRNAIVDFKKSGKFVIAYGEVLTQKAYLVASAADKVYCHPKGGLDWSGYSTQLIFFKNLLDKLQIQPEIFYAGKYKSATEPFRVTEMTSANREQTSVWLGDLYGSFLLHIAEARKLDTASLHRLASDGAIRTASDAVNFKLIDAARYDDEVKAEIFSRLKTKEIEKLNFVSLSKYAKSVNLNKGSFDTRVALIFAEGDIVDGKGDEGQIGSEPFRNLFRKARFDKNIKAVVLRVNSPGGSALASDVIWREIMLTRKEKPVVVSMGDVAASGGYYIACGGDSVFADANTITGSIGVFTMMVNMKEFFKNKLGITFDGVATSPYANTGSATRPLTDAERRFLQADVDSVYMSFKERVASGRKRSVTYIDSIAQGRVWTGKRAIEIGLVDRIGTLQDAITCAVRMAKIKDYRIKEFPERKSLIDQLMGGGATKSVKAKAIREEIGEEQFMLFQQMKKVKGWFDIPQARLPFELRVN